CGGCACCGAGGCCCACGGCAGCGCGGCCGCGCGCATGGTGCAGAACGCCGCGGCGATCCTGCCCCGCAAACTGGGCGGCCCCATCGCCGAGCGCTTCAGCGTCGACCGCCTCGCCGCGCTCTACACCGCCATCGACCTGGTGCGCCGCGGCGGCACCATCTCGCTGTCCGGTGTCTACGGCGGCATGGCGGACCCGCTGCCGCTGCTCACCCTGTTCGACAAGCAGATCCAGATGCGGATGGGCCAGGCCAACGTCCGCCGCTGGAGCGACGACATCATCCCGTACCTCACCGACGAGGACCCCCTCGGCGTGGACGACTTCGCCACCCACCGGGTACCGCTGTCGGAGGCCCCGCACGCGTACGAGATGTTCCAGCGCAAGCAGGACGGCGCGGTCAAGGTCCTGATGCAGCCGTGAGGGAGGCCGGGCCAGCGGCCATCCTGATACAGCCCTGAGGGAGGCCGGGGCCCTAGACGCCGAGAATCTCCGCCAGGTCGTAGCGGACCGGCTCCTCCAGCTGGGCGTACGTGCAGCTCTCGGGGGTCCGGTCCGGGCGCCAGCGGCGGAAACGGGCCGTGTGCCGGAAGCGCTGCCCGTTCTCCATGTGGTCGTACGCCACCTCGGCCACCCGGTCCGGCCTGAGCGGCACCCACGACAGGTCCTTGCGGCCCGACCAGCGGCTCGGCGCCCCCGGCAGCCGGGCCTTCTCGTGGGCGGCCTCCTCGGACCAGGCCGCCCACGGATGCCCCGCCACGTCGTCCAGGCGCAGCGGCTCCAGTTCCTGAACCAGCTCCGCACGCCGCTTCATCGTGAAGGCGGCGGAGACACCCACGTGCTGGAGGGTCCCGCCGTCGTCGTACAGGCCGAGCAGCAGCGAGCCCACGACCGGGCCGCTCTTGTGCAGGCGGTACCCCGCGACCACGACATCCGCCGTCCGCTCGTGCTTGATCTTGAACATGACGCGCTCGTCCGGCCGGTAGCGCACGCTCAGCGGCTTGGCGATGACTCCGTCGAGACCGGCCCCTTCGTACTCCTCGAACCACTGCCGCGCCACCTCGATATCGGTGGTCGCCGGGGCCAGGTGCACCGGCGCCCGCACCTCGGACAGCTCCCCCGCCAGCCGCTCCCGCCGCTCGGTCAGCGGGACGTCCATCAGTGACTCGTCGCCCAGCGCCAGCAGATCGAACACGACGAGCGAGGCCGGTGTCCGCTCGGCCAGCGTCCGCACCCGCGAGTCCGCCGGGTGGATCCGCTCCGTCAGCGCGTCGAAGTCCAGATGCCCCTCCCGCGCGATCACGATCTCCCCGTCCACCACGCACCGCTGCGGCAACCGCTCCCGCACCGCCGTCACCAGCTCGGGGAAGTACCTGGTCAGAGACTTTCCCGTACGGCTGCCCAGCTCGACCTCGTCCCCGTCACGGAACACGATCGCCCGGAACCCGTCCCACTTCGCCTCGTACTGCATGCCCGAGGGGATCGCCGCCACCGACTTGGCGAGCATCGGCAGGACAGGGGGCATCACCGGCAGATCCATGGCTCGATTCTGCGCCGATATGCCTACGCGTGCCCGATGTGCGAGGTATGCGGGCGACGCCTACCGTGGCGAGCATGGGTGACGCGGTGGAACTGGAGGTGGGCGGCCGGACCGTACGGCTGTCCAGCCCGGACAAGATGTTCTTCCCGGAGCGCGGCTTCACCAAGCTGGACCTCGCCCGCTACTACATCGCCGTCGGCCCCGGCATCCTGCGCGCCCTGCGCGACCGGCCGACCACCCTGGAGCGCTACCCGGAAGGCATGAACGGTGAGAACTTCTTCCAGAAGCGGGCGCCGAAGAACATGCCCGACTGGATCCCGACCGCGCACATCACCTTCCCCAGCGGCCGCAGCGCCGACGAGATGTGCCCCACCGAGGTCGGTGCCGTGGTGTGGGCCGCCCAGTTCGGCACCCTCACCTTCCACCCCTGGCCGGTCCGCCGCGACGACGTCGACAGCCCCGACGAACTGCGCATCGACCTCGACCCGCAGCCCGGCACCGACTACGACGACGCCGCCCGCGCCGCCCACGAACTACGGGCGGTCCTCGACGAGTTCGGCGGACTGCGGGGCTTCCCCAAGACGTCCGGCGGCCGGGGTCTGCACGTCTTCGTGCCCATCGAGGCGCGCTGGACCTTCACCCAGGTCCGGCGTGCCGCCATCGCCGTCGGCCGGGAGATGGAACGGCGGATGCCCGAGCACGTGACCATCAAGTGGTGGAAGGAGGAACGGGGCGAGCGCATCTTCCTGGACTACAACCAGACGGCACGCGACCGCACGATCGCCTCCGCCTACTCCGTACGCCCCCGCCCGCACGCCCCGGTCTCCGCGCCCCTGCGCTGGGACGAGGTCGGGATCGCGCACCCCCAGGACTTCGACCTCGCGACCATGCCCGCGCGCTTCGCCGAACTCGGCGACGTGCACGCGGACATGGACGACCATCGCTACTCCCTGGAAGCCCTGCTCGACCTCGCCCGCCGCGACGAACACGACCACGGGCTGGGCGACCTGCCGTACCCGCCCGAGTATCCGAAGATGCCGGGAGAGCCCAGACGGGTACAGCCGAGCAGGGCCCGCAAGGAGAAGGAGCCTCCTACAGCTCCTTGATCCGGATGTCCCGGTACGAGACCACATCCGTCGTGCCGTGCACCTGGAGCCCGATGTGGCCGGAGGCGAACCGCCGCCCGTCCGTGCCCGGGTCGTCCGAGCGGGGCGGGCTGAACTCCTGGCCGCCGGTGTTGTCGAACTCGTTGATCAGCACACCGTTGCGGAACACCGAGTAGTGCTGGCCCTCCACGCGGATCTCGTAGTCGTTCCAGGTGCCCTTCTGCGTCACGCCCGCGCCGGCGAGACCGACACGGTCGAAGCCGTAGACCGACCCCGTCTTGTACATGTCGCCGTCGGGCCGGTCGAGCACCTGCACCTCGTGCCCGTACTTGATGGCGACCCACTCCGGGCGGGACTCCTCCGGATGGTCGTGGACCCACGGGAAGCGCACGAAGACACCCGAGTTGGCGTTGCCGGTGCCCGGTGCGTCGTCACGCCACTGGAGCTTCAGCGAGAAGTCGCCGTACTTGCGCTGCGGGAACCACAGCATGCCCATGCCCGGTGTCGTGGTGCCGGAGGTGATCGTCCCGTCCGGGTTCAGGCCGAACGAACCGCCGCCCACCTGCTGCCACTTGGCGAGGGACTCCGCACTGCCGTCGAAGAGCGCACGGTAGCCCTCGGTCTGACCCGGCTTGCCGATGCCCGACTGGCGGGCCGCCTTCCGGATCGCCCTGGACTCCCGCTGGTCGATCACGCCTTCCTTCAGCAGCGCGTCCAGGACGGAGTTCACGTGCTTGAGGAACAGCGCCTGGGACGTCCACTCCTTCTCGTCCTCGATCAGCTCGCCGATCCGGCACCGGTTGTCGGTCACCCGGTTGCGCACCCCGGAGTCGACCTCGCCGACGATCACCGTCAACCGCTCGTCGTACTCCGGGCAGTCCGGTGCCGGGACCTGTCCGGAGACGACCGTGAAGGTCACCGTCCGGGCCGCCGCCGTGTTGCCCGCCTTGTCCGTCGCCCGGTACGCCACGGTGTGCGCGCCCGCCCGGTCCACCACCACCGGCGCCGTGTAGGCCAGGTACGGTCCACCGTCGAGCGAGTACTCGATCGTCTCGACGCCCGAGCCGTGCGCGTCGGTCGCCGTGACGGTCACCCGGGCGCTGTTGAGGTACGCCCCGTCGGAGTTCTTCGCGCCCTCCACACTCACGCCCGTCACCGGCGGGGTGGTGTCCTGCGGCGGCGCCGCGACGACCTTGAACTCCACCCTCTTCTCGGACGCCACGTTGCCCGCCTTGTCGGTGGCGCGGTAGCGGACGGTGTGCGTGCCCACCTCGTGCACCATCACGGGCGCGGTGTACGTCTGCCACCCGCCGGAGCCGACCGCGTACTCGATCGTGTTGACCCCGGAACCCGTGTCGGAGGCCGAGACGGTGACCGTCGCCATGTCGATGTACGCCCCGTCGGCGTCGCGTTCACCGCTCACCGTCGCCGAGGTCTCCGGCGCGGTGGTGTCGTCCGACTGGGGCGCCACGACCGTGAACTCGGCGCTCCGCTCGGCGGAGACGTTCCCCGCCTTGTCGAACGCCCGGTAGCGGACCTTGTGACCGCCGACCTGATCGACGACGACCGGCGCGGTGTACGGCTGCCAGGCACCCGTGTCGCCGATCGCGTACTCGATCCTCTCGACGCCGGAGCCGCCCTCGTCGGTGGCGTGCAGCGCCACGCTCGCCGAACCGACGTACTGGCCCTGCGTGTTCTGCGTGCCGCTCACGTGCGCCGACGCCTCGGGCGCGTTGGTGTCCTCGCCGGTGCCCTCGGTCACCGTGAGGATGCCCTGCATCTGGCCGTGGCCGGGGATCGTGCAGTGGTAGAAGTACCGGCCGGGTGTGAGCGTGACCTGGGCGGTGTGCTTGCCGCCCTGGGCGTCGTTCGGGTTCGCCAGGATGTTGAGTTGCACGTCGTCGTTGAACTCGGGATCGCTGGTCACGAACGTCAGTGTGTGCGGCATGCCCGTGGTGTTGCCGGTGGCCACGCTGTTCTCGAAGACGATCGTGGCGGTCCCGGCGACCGCCGTCTTCGGGGCCGAGAGGTACTTGTCGATGTCGTTGTCGGCCGTCCAGGTGAGCACCTGGTCGGCGGCCTCCTTCTCGGGCTGCCCGGCGGCGGGCAGCGCCTGCACGCCGAGCATCATCAGCAGGGCGGCCAGCAGGGCGGCCCAGACTCTTCGCTGCCGGATCACTCGGTCCCCCTCGCCAGCTGACCGGCGGCCGGGGTCGGTCCGCCGCCCTTGTAGGTGACCCGCCACAGGGCCGACTTGGAGTCCGAGGTGAAGAAGCCGCGCCCGTAGTCGAGGACGTACAGCGCGCCGTCCGGACCGAACTTCCAGTCCATGAGGTTCTTGATGCCGTCGTTGCCGATCGGCACGATCTTCTTCAGCGACTCCGAGTGCACCGGCAGACCGCCGTCGCCTTGCGTCTTCGGGTCCATGAGCACCGCGTTGCGCGGCTGGTCGGCGTCGTAGAAGTCACCGACGAACCACTTGCCGTCCCAGTAGGCCGGCCACTTGACGGTGCTGTCGGCCGCGACCGTGCCGTACCGGTAGACCGGCCCGTTCATCGCGGCCTGTCCGCCGCCCTTCAGCCAGGGCAGCCGGTACGTGGCCTCCGCCGGCTTGTACGACGGGACACCGTTCGCGTCCCGCGGGTAATCCGGGCCGCCGCCCGACGGCGAGTACCAGATGTTGTTGCCGGTCACCGGCGGCAGGTTCACCAGGCCGTCGTTGTTCGGCGACTCGTTCTTCGGGTGGTCGCAGTCGTACCAGCCCAGCGGCTTGGACGGGTCCGGCAGATTGCGGTCCCGGTAGGGCTGCTTGTTGCCCATGCAGTACGGCCAGCCGCGGTTGCCCGCCTCGGTGATGGCGGCGAACGTGTCGTACTTCGCCGGACCCCAGGTCGTCGAGGGCGCGCTGGCGTCCGGTCCGACCCAGCCCGCGTAGAGCACGTCGGTCGACTTGTCGACGAAGATGCGCGCCGGGTTGCGGACGCCCATCACGTAGATCTCGCCGCGCGTCTTGCCGCCGCCCTCGTCGGTCTCCTTCCCGGTGAACAGATTGCCCTCGGGGAGGGTGTACGTGCCGTCCGGCTCCGGGTGGATGCGCAGGATCTTGCCGTTGAGGTTGTTGGTGTTGCCCGCGGTGCGGCGCGCGTCCGCGAAGGAGACGCCCTGGTAGCTCGGCTCCGGGTTGTTGCCCGAGTAACCGCCGCTGAACCCGCTGGAGTTGTTGTCACCGGTCGCGATGTACAGGTTGCCCTTGGAGTCCCAGGCCATCCCGCCACCCGCGTGGCAGCAACTGTGGATCTGCACCGGCCACTTCAGCAGGACCTTCTCACTGGACAGGTTCAGCTTGCCCGTGGCCCGGTCGA
This is a stretch of genomic DNA from Streptomyces hawaiiensis. It encodes these proteins:
- a CDS encoding OmpL47-type beta-barrel domain-containing protein, which encodes MMLGVQALPAAGQPEKEAADQVLTWTADNDIDKYLSAPKTAVAGTATIVFENSVATGNTTGMPHTLTFVTSDPEFNDDVQLNILANPNDAQGGKHTAQVTLTPGRYFYHCTIPGHGQMQGILTVTEGTGEDTNAPEASAHVSGTQNTQGQYVGSASVALHATDEGGSGVERIEYAIGDTGAWQPYTAPVVVDQVGGHKVRYRAFDKAGNVSAERSAEFTVVAPQSDDTTAPETSATVSGERDADGAYIDMATVTVSASDTGSGVNTIEYAVGSGGWQTYTAPVMVHEVGTHTVRYRATDKAGNVASEKRVEFKVVAAPPQDTTPPVTGVSVEGAKNSDGAYLNSARVTVTATDAHGSGVETIEYSLDGGPYLAYTAPVVVDRAGAHTVAYRATDKAGNTAAARTVTFTVVSGQVPAPDCPEYDERLTVIVGEVDSGVRNRVTDNRCRIGELIEDEKEWTSQALFLKHVNSVLDALLKEGVIDQRESRAIRKAARQSGIGKPGQTEGYRALFDGSAESLAKWQQVGGGSFGLNPDGTITSGTTTPGMGMLWFPQRKYGDFSLKLQWRDDAPGTGNANSGVFVRFPWVHDHPEESRPEWVAIKYGHEVQVLDRPDGDMYKTGSVYGFDRVGLAGAGVTQKGTWNDYEIRVEGQHYSVFRNGVLINEFDNTGGQEFSPPRSDDPGTDGRRFASGHIGLQVHGTTDVVSYRDIRIKEL
- the ligD gene encoding non-homologous end-joining DNA ligase; translation: MGDAVELEVGGRTVRLSSPDKMFFPERGFTKLDLARYYIAVGPGILRALRDRPTTLERYPEGMNGENFFQKRAPKNMPDWIPTAHITFPSGRSADEMCPTEVGAVVWAAQFGTLTFHPWPVRRDDVDSPDELRIDLDPQPGTDYDDAARAAHELRAVLDEFGGLRGFPKTSGGRGLHVFVPIEARWTFTQVRRAAIAVGREMERRMPEHVTIKWWKEERGERIFLDYNQTARDRTIASAYSVRPRPHAPVSAPLRWDEVGIAHPQDFDLATMPARFAELGDVHADMDDHRYSLEALLDLARRDEHDHGLGDLPYPPEYPKMPGEPRRVQPSRARKEKEPPTAP
- a CDS encoding ATP-dependent DNA ligase, which translates into the protein MDLPVMPPVLPMLAKSVAAIPSGMQYEAKWDGFRAIVFRDGDEVELGSRTGKSLTRYFPELVTAVRERLPQRCVVDGEIVIAREGHLDFDALTERIHPADSRVRTLAERTPASLVVFDLLALGDESLMDVPLTERRERLAGELSEVRAPVHLAPATTDIEVARQWFEEYEGAGLDGVIAKPLSVRYRPDERVMFKIKHERTADVVVAGYRLHKSGPVVGSLLLGLYDDGGTLQHVGVSAAFTMKRRAELVQELEPLRLDDVAGHPWAAWSEEAAHEKARLPGAPSRWSGRKDLSWVPLRPDRVAEVAYDHMENGQRFRHTARFRRWRPDRTPESCTYAQLEEPVRYDLAEILGV